The Cryobacterium roopkundense sequence CCTCTAATAGAAGATATATCCCCCTTACGATTTCAGTGAGATGCCCATATCTAAGTGGCGCATGACCGTCTGCAATGGAGCAATCGCTATCTCACTGAAATCGTAAAGGGGACGTACATGCGAATCACGCGCGCGCGGGGCGCGTGAAATAATGAGCCATGCCTACTACCGCATCCCCGCTTGGACTCCTGCTCGACGTTGACGGCCCGATCGCCAGCCCGATCACCCGCACGATCGCGACTCCGAGCATCCTGACCGACCTCGTGACGCTGGCGGGCGCCAACGTACCCATCGCATTCATCACGGGCCGGTCCCTACGTGTCAGGGTTGGGTGAGGCCAGTACCTCAGAGCAAGTTCGCCGTTTGACGTAGGGCGAGAATCAGGAATCATCACCATGTCCAGTCCGTCTTTGAGCGCAGTGCGCGACGATAGTCATATGAGTAGTCCCGGACCCCGAGCTGGTGGTCCGACCTCGAGAAGGTCGTTCACCCCAGCGCAGAAGCTTGCGTACCTCGCCGCGTATGACACGGCCATCAAGAACAACGAGGGCGGCACTTATCTGCGCACCGAAGGGCTCTACTCCTCGCAGATCACCGAATGGCGAAAACTGCGTGACGCGGGTGTCCTCGCGGGGAAGAAGCCCGGTGAGAAGATTGGCCGGTTAACTCCGGAGCAAGCCGAAATCGCCCGGCTACGTCGCCAGTTGAGCAAGACCGAGCAGCGGTTGGAAACGACGGGGGTGGCGTTGGAGATCATGTCAAAAATGCACGAGCTACTCGAAAGTCTTTCGAAGAGCTCGCGGGACGAAACACCGTGCGCGTTGCCGTAATGACCGCGTACCGCGAACTGGCCAGCCGAGGAATCAACACTCGCGTCGCGGCCGACCTGGTCGGGATCCCTCGAGCGACAGCCACAAGGAAACGACGCATTCCCGTCCGTGGCCCGGCCCCGGTTCCGGCGAACAAGATCGGCGACGAAGGCCGCCGCGAGATCCTCGACGTCGTCAATTCACAGCCGTTCGTGGACCTGCCGCCGATCCAGATCTACGCCCAACTGCTCGACGCGGACACGTACTTGTGCTCCATATCAACGATGTATCGGGTGTTGAACGAGAACCAGCAGGTCAAGGACCGCCGCCGACAGGCACGCCACCCGGCCCGGGCGATCCCGGAACTGACGGCGACGGGACCCGGCCAGGTACTCAGCTGGGATATTACGAAACTCGCCGGCCCGATCAAGGGCAAGTACTTCGATGCTTACGTGATGATCGATATTTACTCCCGCTACATCGTCGGCGCCTATGTTCACGCGTCGGAATCCGGCGAGCTGGCGGTGGAGATGATGAAGGAGATCTTCGGCATTCACGGCGTCCCTCAGGTCGTTCACGCCGACCGCGGCACGTCGATGACGTCCAAGACCGTCGCGGCGCTGTTGTCTGACTTGGAGGTCACCAAATCGCACTCGAGGCCTCGGGTGAGTAACGATAATCCCTACAGCGAGGCCTGGTTCAAGACCCTGAAGTTCGCTCCGACGTTCCCCGAACGCTTCGGCTCCCTTGCCGACGCGAAGACGTTCATGGCCTCGTTCGTCGACGGCTACAACCACGAGCATCGCCATTCCGGGATCGGCCTCAACACGCCAGCAGACGTTCATTACGGCCTCGCCGAGGCGAAGGCCATCGAACGGGCAGCGACGCTGGACGCGGCACGCGCACGCTTCCCAGAGCGATTCAGCACCAACAAGGCGCCGCAGATCCTGTCCATTCCCAAGACGGCATGGATCAATAAACCAGCCCCCAAACCTATCGAGAATGAAGGGCTCGAACTAGCCGCCTAAACTCCCACTGGCCTCATCCACCTTGACAAATTCCGGGTCGGCAGCATTCATCAGGGAACAGGTTGTCGCACCGCTCCTCGCAGAGGGCCTGCCAGAAAGCTTCCGCATGTACGGGGTGTGCGAGAAAGGCGCCGTGTGGTTTGCCATCGGCGCACAGGGAATGGGCGAGATCGCGGTGGACGAGAGCGTCGCGCTCCCGCAAACTGTCGTCGACGCGCTGCGTCTCCTCGTGCACGAGGATTTCGCCGACACGATGTTCTTCGACGAGACCAAGCAGGCCATGGTGTCGGTGGAACAGCGAACGGATGTCGACAGCGAGGCGTATAAGGCCTGCCAGCCGGCGTTCAACCAGGCTGCTTTTGCCATCCTGGAGCGGCACGGCCTCGGCGTGCGGTTCGAAGACCAGGTTGCGCCGAACGCGGCCGGTGAGGTGCCGTTTCGCCTCGACGCCACCATCATCTCAACCGACATCGAATCGGTCACCCTCGATAAGAACCACGCGGCCGAACGCGCCCTTGCCTTCTTCGCGGAAGGCGGTCCGCTCCCCCACCTGTGGCGCTCCGTCGGCGACTCCCGCAGCGACTACCGCATGGCGGACCACCTGCACGAGGCGGGCTACGACGTGTCCCACGTGGATGTTCGGCCGCTCGACGGAATCCTCGATCGCCCCTACCCGGTGATCGTGATGGGCGAGCAGATCCACGACGAAGCCGGCGCGAGCTTTCTTGACCATTGGGTGGAGAAGCTGGGTCTGAGGTAGGAGCAGGTGCGCCCGAGACCGCTGGGCCCTGCAATGAGCAGAAAAGAATAGGGAATCTCAGAGATTCGACTGGTGCGAGGAGTGTGGCGATCGCTCCTTCGTCGCGCCTCCATCAGCGCTTGGATCGAGCTTGTCAGTGATGATGGTTGCAGGGGGTTGGCCCGGTCTGACTCGGAGCTTGTCTGACGCTTCGGTTGTCTTTGTCTCGATGCGTCGACCGGTGTCCAGCCCCCGCACGCATTGTCGTGTTCGGGAGCACCACCATGACTTAATAGGAGCTTGACTCCAGCCTCTTCACTGACTTGTCTGACGGTGCCCCTGAACACTGACCCTCAAACAGAAGGGCTGTATTCAGCATGACCTATTCCCGCAAGGATCTGATCCTCGGCGTCGATACGCACAAAGATTTTCATCACGCGGCGGTGATCAACCACGTCGGAAAATCGATCGCCGACCGGAAGTTCGACGCCACCTCCGCCGGGTACTCCGACCTCATCGCCTGGGCGACCGGCGTCGGCCGGATCGGCCGCGCCGGCATTGAAGGGACCGGGTCCTACGGCGCCGGCCTCACCCGCGAACTCACCCGCCGTGGCATCCCCGTCATCGACGTAATCGCGCCGGATAAGCAGCTGCGACGGCTGCGCGGCAAGACCGACCAGATCGACGCTTACAACGCGGCCCGCGCCGTCCTCAACGAGCTCGCCACGGCCGTCCCGAAGACCCAGGACGGCTTCGTGGAGGCCCTGCGAGTGCTGCGCACCTCCCGTCGCTTGCTAGTCAAACAGCGCACCGAGAGCATGAATCAGTTGCAATGCCTGATCGTCAGCGCGCCCGCAGACCTGCGCGTGAGCCTCGCGAAGCTCAAGGCGAAGAACCTGGCTCTGCGCTGCTCAAAGATCCCCGTGCGCAAGGCGGACGACCTCGTCATGACCGAAACAAAGAATGTCCTCCGCTCCCTCGGCAAACGCTATTTGGAGTTGCTCACAGAAGCCGACCGGCTGATGAAACGCCTCGGCGCCATCGTAAAAGAGCACGCCCCGGAACTGCTCGCCGTGCACGGCGTTGGGCCGGACGTCGCCGCGACAATGCTGATCGTCGCCGGCGAAAACGTCGACCGCCTCAACAGCGAATCCGCCTTCGCACACCTGATCGGTACTGCCCCGATCCAAGCCTCATCCGGGAAGACCAACCGACACCGATTGAACCGTGGCGGCCATCGCCAAGGCAACTCAGCGGCCTACCGAATCGTCATGGTCAGGATGAAATCCCACGAGAAAACCCGCGACTACGTCGTCAAGGCCCTCGCCCGAGGAAAGACCAAACGAGAGGCCATGCGCCTCCTCAAACGCTACGTCGCCCGAGAGATATTCCAAATCCTCATCACCATCAGAGAACGCCACCAACAAGCCGCAATCTCAGCTTGACATCTATAGGAGCATCGAGATCGGGAGTGGCTAGCTGGCCACGAAGCGGATGCCGTTTTGCAGGGTACTGCGCAGTTCGAAGACCTTCTCAAAGCTACCGCGGTCCATTCCCGGGAAACCGTCACGCAGGAGCCCGTTGAGGCGTGACCTCGGCACGACGATGACCATGGGGTGTCGCCCGCGTTTGGGCACCGTGGGCGTGCCGTCGACAGCACCGTCGGGGACCACGACGATGAGGCCCGTGAATCGAACGCGAACGAGGCGGGTGAATGCCTTCGCGCTCACCTGGAAGCTGTGAACCGGGTCGTCGTCCTCTGGTACCTCGTCTCCAACGAGCTCCCCACGGCGCAGCTGCACGGTGCCACCCCAGTCCTCGGACAGGATGGCAAATAGTCCGGCCGGGCCGAGCACGACGTGGTCGAGCTTGTCGCTGCCATTTCCGGAATCCACGTCATGCCACGCGGTGAAGCCGATGCCGAGACCGGACACGAGGTGGGCCGTCGCCTCCTCGGCCAGCGCCTTCGCGAGGGTGTGACGGATGCCGCGGGGTGCCGACCGCACGAGTGACGGCAGATACGGGTCGTCGACGACGGTCCCTCTGCCAGCCCATTCCCGAATCAGGGTGAGGTAGCGCTGCCGCACCTGGCCGCCAGGGTGACCGTGCATGCGGGTCTTGAGGCCGGTCGGTGACGAACGGGATGACGACCCGGGCGTCGACGACGCACGGAAGGCATCCGTCGTGGGCTCGGGGTCGCCGAAGCGCGTGCGATCGTAGGCCGCCCGGCCTTCCGGAGTGCCCACCCGTTCCCAGGCAATCTGCACGGCGTGGAATTGAGCTGCGCTGCCGCCCACGTCGGGGTGCGTCTTGCGCAATTTCAGCCGGTACGCACGCCGGAGATCCTCGTCGCTCGCTTGGGCGGACACCCCCAGCACCTCATACGGTGTGGACGCGGCAGGGCTCTCGTGCATCCGGGGAGGTACCTTTCGTGCTGTCTGAAAAACTGTGAGTCAGTATATGAACATACCGGGCGTGGCTGAAATCTCGCCGAGGGCGGGGTCTCGCCCCGTTGTCGGGATCTCGACAAGCTCGATCAACGGAGACGGCGCCCTCTGTGCGACGATCAGCTCGTGAAGAAACCTGAACAGTTGCGCCACATGCATCGATACAGCACACGCCTGATCGCAATGCTCGTCGTGGGAGTCAGCGCGGCCCTCGTGACCGGATTGCTTGACGCCTGGCTATTCTCGCTCATCATCGGCTGGGCTGCCGCCTGCGTGACCTACATCGCGTGGGTCTGGCTGGCCGTCAGCCAAATGGATGCCACGCAAACCGCCAGTCACGCAACGCGCGAAGATCCCTCCCGCCGCGCGTCCGAGCTGCTGGTTTTGCTCGCCAGTCTCGCGAGCCTAGGCGCCATCGGATTCCTGCTTACGGCGGCTTCTACATCCACCCTGTCTGAACGGGGCGGTTTGGCCGCCATCGCCGTGGCGAGCGTCGCCCTGTCCTGGGCGCTTATCCATACGCTCTATACGTTGAGATACGCCTCGCTCTACTAT is a genomic window containing:
- a CDS encoding IS3 family transposase (programmed frameshift), whose translation is MSSPGPRAGGPTSRRSFTPAQKLAYLAAYDTAIKNNEGGTYLRTEGLYSSQITEWRKLRDAGVLAGKKPGEKIGRLTPEQAEIARLRRQLSKTEQRLETTGVALEIMFKNARATRKSFEELAGRNTVRVAVMTAYRELASRGINTRVAADLVGIPRATATRKRRIPVRGPAPVPANKIGDEGRREILDVVNSQPFVDLPPIQIYAQLLDADTYLCSISTMYRVLNENQQVKDRRRQARHPARAIPELTATGPGQVLSWDITKLAGPIKGKYFDAYVMIDIYSRYIVGAYVHASESGELAVEMMKEIFGIHGVPQVVHADRGTSMTSKTVAALLSDLEVTKSHSRPRVSNDNPYSEAWFKTLKFAPTFPERFGSLADAKTFMASFVDGYNHEHRHSGIGLNTPADVHYGLAEAKAIERAATLDAARARFPERFSTNKAPQILSIPKTAWINKPAPKPIENEGLELAA
- a CDS encoding DUF1345 domain-containing protein, with translation MKKPEQLRHMHRYSTRLIAMLVVGVSAALVTGLLDAWLFSLIIGWAAACVTYIAWVWLAVSQMDATQTASHATREDPSRRASELLVLLASLASLGAIGFLLTAASTSTLSERGGLAAIAVASVALSWALIHTLYTLRYASLYYRDADGGIDFNQADAPSYGDFAYLAFTIGMTYQVSDTSILTHSIRMTTLRHALLSFPFGAGILAALINLVAGLSP
- a CDS encoding IS110 family transposase, whose amino-acid sequence is MTYSRKDLILGVDTHKDFHHAAVINHVGKSIADRKFDATSAGYSDLIAWATGVGRIGRAGIEGTGSYGAGLTRELTRRGIPVIDVIAPDKQLRRLRGKTDQIDAYNAARAVLNELATAVPKTQDGFVEALRVLRTSRRLLVKQRTESMNQLQCLIVSAPADLRVSLAKLKAKNLALRCSKIPVRKADDLVMTETKNVLRSLGKRYLELLTEADRLMKRLGAIVKEHAPELLAVHGVGPDVAATMLIVAGENVDRLNSESAFAHLIGTAPIQASSGKTNRHRLNRGGHRQGNSAAYRIVMVRMKSHEKTRDYVVKALARGKTKREAMRLLKRYVAREIFQILITIRERHQQAAISA
- a CDS encoding J domain-containing protein; amino-acid sequence: MHESPAASTPYEVLGVSAQASDEDLRRAYRLKLRKTHPDVGGSAAQFHAVQIAWERVGTPEGRAAYDRTRFGDPEPTTDAFRASSTPGSSSRSSPTGLKTRMHGHPGGQVRQRYLTLIREWAGRGTVVDDPYLPSLVRSAPRGIRHTLAKALAEEATAHLVSGLGIGFTAWHDVDSGNGSDKLDHVVLGPAGLFAILSEDWGGTVQLRRGELVGDEVPEDDDPVHSFQVSAKAFTRLVRVRFTGLIVVVPDGAVDGTPTVPKRGRHPMVIVVPRSRLNGLLRDGFPGMDRGSFEKVFELRSTLQNGIRFVAS